A single region of the Psychrobacter alimentarius genome encodes:
- a CDS encoding glycosyltransferase, translated as MKPKIFTLLGNNTTLNTTGGDKINEIRFYTALSKHFEVYYNGQLFNPHARDYGIKDLPIQIPEDNYDLYYIRANNRILYNCPRPKVAMGIPYSSWLYHHVDAVITTTESWKQAILNYNDSAYYRELVGDWYGNSEKIIVPKKIINIRQTIDSNFMEKIDANSLMRNRISFGLKPTFGFFGSLAMQIFPNLAIKALQRMISNGYEINIIAAGKKYQNTVIPNKVNYLGYLPYESIPNYIQTCTCLIANEGVETEYLGSGKVLDAIAAGIPILSYRSAVREEQLGKDYLGFYNSEEEAYFIAKFILENHFFRNKIVEQLKLRYEMFSTESQGDYLCKQFSDLII; from the coding sequence ATGAAGCCTAAAATATTTACCTTATTAGGTAATAACACAACGTTAAATACTACTGGTGGGGACAAAATTAATGAAATAAGATTTTATACTGCACTCAGTAAGCATTTTGAAGTTTACTATAACGGGCAATTATTTAACCCTCATGCAAGAGATTATGGAATCAAAGATCTTCCAATTCAAATTCCTGAAGATAATTACGATCTTTACTACATTAGAGCAAATAACAGAATTCTTTATAATTGTCCAAGACCTAAAGTTGCTATGGGTATACCTTATAGTAGTTGGCTATATCATCATGTAGATGCAGTTATAACCACGACAGAAAGTTGGAAGCAGGCTATACTAAACTATAATGACTCTGCTTACTACAGAGAACTAGTCGGGGATTGGTATGGAAACAGTGAAAAGATAATTGTTCCAAAAAAAATTATAAATATACGTCAAACTATTGATTCTAACTTCATGGAAAAAATTGATGCAAATAGCCTAATGAGAAATAGAATATCATTTGGTCTGAAGCCAACGTTTGGTTTCTTCGGTAGTTTGGCAATGCAAATATTTCCAAATTTGGCTATTAAGGCTTTACAGAGAATGATTAGTAATGGTTATGAAATTAATATCATAGCGGCAGGTAAAAAATATCAAAATACTGTAATTCCTAACAAAGTTAATTACTTAGGGTATCTTCCCTATGAAAGTATACCTAATTATATACAAACTTGTACATGTCTGATTGCAAATGAAGGTGTTGAAACTGAGTACCTTGGTTCTGGGAAGGTCTTAGACGCAATTGCTGCTGGTATTCCAATCTTATCTTATAGAAGTGCAGTTAGAGAAGAACAGTTAGGGAAAGATTATTTAGGATTCTATAACTCAGAAGAAGAAGCTTATTTCATTGCTAAGTTTATATTAGAAAATCATTTCTTTAGAAATAAAATAGTAGAGCAACTCAAGCTTCGCTATGAAATGTTTTCAACTGAAAGCCAGGGAGATTATCTTTGCAAACAATTTTCCGATTTAATTATATAG
- a CDS encoding Gfo/Idh/MocA family oxidoreductase: protein MKKKFALIGAAGYIAPRHMKAIKELGGTLVAAYDKSDSVGVIDSISPDSEFFTEFERFSHYIYQLQREESTRVDYISICSPNYLHLSHITLALRMGCDVICEKPLVLSVDDLKEIQLVENETGKRLYNILQLRLHNAVISLKSKIDQELLENPEKRYDCEIQYITSRGKWYQESWKGDVNQSGGIATNIGVHFFDLLYHLFGEPTYNEKDFQGSHSSKGKLKFKNADVNWFLSVNSDDLPEEVKGEQPTFRAIKIGDDLVEFSKGFTDLHTISYKEVLEGRGFGAQEAACCIEMTESIRNQ, encoded by the coding sequence ATGAAGAAAAAATTTGCGCTGATTGGAGCTGCAGGCTACATAGCGCCACGTCACATGAAGGCGATTAAAGAGCTAGGCGGTACTTTAGTGGCAGCCTATGATAAGTCGGATTCAGTAGGCGTTATCGATAGTATTTCACCTGATTCTGAGTTTTTTACAGAGTTTGAGCGTTTTTCACACTATATATATCAGCTCCAAAGAGAAGAAAGTACTAGAGTAGATTATATTTCTATATGTTCTCCTAATTATTTGCATTTATCTCATATTACTCTTGCCTTGAGAATGGGTTGTGATGTTATATGCGAAAAACCTTTGGTATTGAGTGTAGATGACTTAAAAGAGATACAATTGGTAGAAAATGAGACTGGGAAACGTCTTTACAATATACTTCAGTTACGTTTACATAATGCTGTTATTTCTTTAAAGTCTAAAATTGATCAAGAGCTTTTGGAAAACCCTGAAAAAAGGTATGATTGCGAGATTCAATATATAACCTCTCGCGGGAAATGGTATCAAGAGAGTTGGAAAGGAGATGTAAATCAATCAGGGGGTATAGCGACAAATATTGGTGTACACTTCTTCGATCTTCTATATCATCTTTTTGGTGAACCTACTTATAATGAGAAAGATTTTCAAGGTTCTCATTCTTCAAAAGGTAAATTGAAGTTCAAGAATGCTGATGTTAATTGGTTTTTATCTGTAAATTCTGATGATTTACCTGAAGAAGTAAAAGGTGAACAACCTACTTTTCGTGCAATCAAGATTGGTGATGATTTAGTAGAATTTTCAAAAGGTTTTACTGATTTGCATACAATCAGTTATAAAGAAGTTCTAGAAGGTCGAGGTTTTGGTGCACAAGAAGCTGCTTGCTGCATTGAGATGACGGAATCAATTAGAAATCAGTAA
- a CDS encoding DegT/DnrJ/EryC1/StrS family aminotransferase has product MMTINFIDLERQQHRIKKEVDEAISRVLKSGQYIMGQECLDLEKQLAEYTGRKYCISCANGTDAIRIALVALGVEKGDFVLTTDFTFFATSEVIAELGAVPIFVDIDETYNICPLDLEKKILELKSNNKKLAGILSVDLFGLPANHTEIDKLAVTYGLWHIEDAAQGFGGKLNTSRACSFGNISTTSFFPAKPLGCYGDGGAIFTDSLEVAEYIRSLRVHGKGSHKYENVNIGYNSRLDTIQAAILLEKLKIFDSEVLRKNEVAAMYTSTLKKISEINVPVVPEGYGSSWAQYTLRVERREELMSYLKAQGIPTTVYYPKTMSQTKALNLFSEYQIGELKNSVKFAQSVLSLPMHAYLTDNEVNYICEKILKFYSR; this is encoded by the coding sequence ATGATGACAATTAATTTTATAGATTTAGAACGACAGCAACATAGGATAAAAAAAGAAGTAGATGAAGCGATCTCGCGCGTTCTGAAGTCCGGTCAATACATTATGGGTCAAGAATGTTTGGATTTAGAAAAGCAATTAGCTGAGTATACAGGTAGAAAGTATTGTATTAGCTGCGCAAATGGAACAGATGCGATTCGTATAGCACTAGTAGCGCTTGGTGTTGAAAAAGGGGATTTCGTACTTACTACTGACTTTACTTTCTTTGCAACTTCTGAGGTCATAGCAGAACTAGGTGCTGTACCTATCTTTGTCGATATTGATGAAACTTATAATATCTGCCCTTTAGATTTAGAAAAAAAGATACTAGAGCTGAAAAGTAATAACAAAAAATTGGCTGGTATTCTTAGTGTCGATCTCTTTGGACTTCCTGCTAATCATACTGAAATAGATAAATTAGCAGTAACTTATGGATTGTGGCATATTGAAGATGCTGCACAAGGCTTTGGGGGCAAACTAAATACTAGTAGAGCTTGTAGTTTTGGAAATATAAGTACCACTAGCTTTTTCCCTGCCAAACCCTTGGGTTGTTATGGCGATGGAGGTGCTATATTTACAGATAGCTTAGAAGTAGCAGAATACATCAGATCACTACGAGTACATGGTAAAGGATCGCATAAATACGAAAACGTTAATATCGGATATAATAGTAGACTTGATACCATCCAAGCTGCAATTCTACTCGAAAAACTAAAAATATTTGATAGTGAGGTTTTAAGGAAGAATGAAGTAGCAGCTATGTATACATCTACTTTGAAAAAAATATCTGAAATTAATGTGCCAGTAGTTCCAGAGGGTTATGGTAGTAGTTGGGCACAATATACTCTAAGGGTAGAAAGAAGAGAAGAGCTGATGTCTTATTTAAAAGCCCAAGGTATTCCAACCACCGTGTACTATCCTAAGACGATGAGTCAAACTAAAGCGTTAAATTTATTTTCTGAATACCAGATTGGAGAACTAAAAAATTCTGTAAAATTTGCTCAATCGGTATTAAGTCTTCCCATGCATGCTTACTTAACTGATAACGAAGTTAACTACATCTGTGAAAAGATATTAAAATTTTATAGTCGTTAA
- a CDS encoding nucleotide sugar dehydrogenase, which translates to MNSKKIAIIGLGYVGLPLACAFAKQYDVIGFDINTTRINELSNNIDKTREVTSEYLQNISRLNFISDTSELATANVFIITVPTPIDDNNLPDLSPLVKASQMLSNILKKDDIVIYESTVYPGATEEVCIPELEESGLKLNKDFGVGYSPERINPGDKLRTVENILKVTSGSNAYYTDVVDELYGSVITAGTFKASSIKVAEASKVIENTQRDVNIALINELALIFNEVGIDTHEVIEAAATKWNFIKLMPGLVGGHCIGVDPYYLAHKASSLGLNPNLILTSRAINNSMSKFVAEQTIKKLISYGKNIKDARILLLGVTFKENCPDVRNTKVTDIGSELEKYGVKMTYSDPWVTEEDWNNLNVECVDYKAIEQNSFDAVIVAVNHSEFIDEDKKIDSFCTRPKVVIDVKGTLVNPDWRL; encoded by the coding sequence ATGAATTCCAAAAAGATCGCGATCATAGGGTTAGGCTATGTAGGTCTACCACTAGCTTGTGCGTTTGCAAAACAATATGATGTTATAGGCTTCGATATAAATACAACCCGTATCAATGAGTTATCCAATAATATTGATAAAACTCGCGAAGTGACTAGTGAATATTTACAGAATATCTCTCGCCTTAATTTTATTTCTGATACTAGTGAGTTAGCCACAGCGAATGTTTTCATTATTACGGTACCAACACCAATTGATGATAATAACTTACCTGACTTATCACCATTGGTTAAAGCTTCACAGATGCTAAGTAATATTCTCAAAAAAGATGATATTGTTATATATGAATCCACGGTATATCCAGGTGCTACAGAAGAAGTTTGCATTCCAGAATTAGAGGAATCTGGTTTGAAATTAAATAAAGACTTTGGTGTAGGCTACTCTCCAGAACGTATCAATCCAGGTGACAAACTCCGTACTGTGGAAAATATTTTAAAAGTAACGTCAGGTTCAAACGCTTACTACACAGATGTGGTAGATGAACTTTATGGCTCAGTTATCACTGCTGGCACATTTAAAGCTTCTTCAATAAAAGTTGCTGAAGCTTCTAAGGTGATCGAAAACACCCAGCGCGATGTCAATATTGCTTTGATAAACGAGCTGGCTCTTATTTTTAACGAAGTTGGTATCGATACCCATGAAGTAATTGAGGCTGCCGCTACTAAGTGGAACTTCATCAAGCTTATGCCTGGCTTAGTAGGTGGACATTGTATTGGTGTAGATCCTTATTATTTGGCTCACAAAGCGTCATCTTTGGGGCTCAACCCTAATTTGATTTTGACTTCCCGTGCAATTAACAACTCTATGAGTAAGTTTGTTGCTGAACAGACTATCAAGAAGCTTATCTCATACGGAAAGAACATTAAAGATGCTCGTATTTTACTTTTAGGAGTTACCTTTAAAGAAAACTGTCCTGACGTAAGAAATACCAAAGTTACAGATATTGGTAGTGAGCTTGAAAAATACGGCGTAAAAATGACTTATTCAGATCCTTGGGTTACTGAAGAAGACTGGAATAATCTAAATGTTGAGTGTGTGGACTATAAAGCTATTGAACAAAATAGTTTTGACGCTGTTATTGTAGCTGTTAACCATTCAGAATTCATCGATGAAGACAAAAAAATAGATAGCTTCTGTACTAGGCCTAAAGTAGTCATCGACGTCAAGGGCACATTAGTAAATCCAGACTGGCGCTTGTAA
- a CDS encoding capsular polysaccharide export protein, LipB/KpsS family, whose protein sequence is MNFNSYILPLLSGYCRHYWQPHQRLALVIGMLPWKDNVGNWILELSHIQIQRHFDENYFQQWLKPFIKRVNPVVYIWGYKAPDFFIDYIREQELDIFFLEDGFIRSGPYDESSAPPLSIMIDSQAPYFDTTRPNDLTNLIANFDFEQDGYDETLAQEMLDYYVSKRVSKYNHQPYVDVVPIYGIKNKKRILILGQVPYDDSLKYGGGIDITLLDVVNKAVAENPNDQIIVKPHPMTLNDPSIIDTLTELDCLVLTQSIHLVDALETVDHVYTITSLGGFEALLRGKEVTVLGRPFYTHLCTSHIKSNTPSLSQLFYICYYAYNFTATTS, encoded by the coding sequence ATGAACTTCAACTCTTATATTCTACCTCTATTATCAGGTTATTGCAGACACTACTGGCAACCGCACCAGCGCTTGGCTTTGGTTATCGGCATGTTGCCATGGAAAGATAACGTTGGAAATTGGATATTAGAATTGTCGCACATACAAATACAGCGCCATTTTGATGAAAACTATTTTCAACAATGGCTCAAACCTTTTATCAAACGCGTAAATCCTGTTGTATATATTTGGGGTTACAAAGCGCCTGATTTTTTCATTGATTATATACGTGAGCAAGAACTGGATATCTTCTTTTTAGAAGATGGCTTTATTCGCTCAGGGCCTTATGATGAGAGTAGCGCTCCTCCATTATCTATCATGATAGACAGTCAAGCGCCCTATTTTGATACCACTCGTCCCAACGATCTGACCAATCTGATTGCTAATTTTGACTTCGAACAGGATGGCTATGATGAGACATTAGCACAGGAGATGCTTGATTATTATGTGTCAAAGCGTGTGAGCAAATATAATCATCAACCTTATGTCGATGTCGTACCAATATATGGTATTAAGAATAAGAAACGTATCTTAATATTAGGGCAAGTACCATATGATGACTCATTGAAATATGGTGGCGGCATTGATATTACATTGCTAGATGTGGTTAATAAAGCAGTAGCAGAAAATCCTAACGATCAAATTATCGTCAAACCGCATCCAATGACACTCAATGACCCTTCTATCATCGACACTCTTACTGAATTGGATTGTCTAGTCCTTACCCAATCTATTCATTTGGTAGATGCTTTAGAGACCGTAGATCATGTCTACACGATTACTTCTCTGGGCGGGTTTGAAGCTTTGTTAAGAGGTAAAGAAGTTACGGTATTAGGAAGGCCTTTTTACACCCACCTATGTACTAGTCATATAAAATCAAACACACCGTCACTTTCTCAGTTATTTTATATCTGCTATTATGCTTACAATTTTACAGCTACTACTTCGTAG